A section of the Carya illinoinensis cultivar Pawnee chromosome 12, C.illinoinensisPawnee_v1, whole genome shotgun sequence genome encodes:
- the LOC122289009 gene encoding homeobox-leucine zipper protein ATHB-52-like, translating to MDFCRSQNRKHPSKHNKKRLNPEQVRLLERSFTSNSKLEPERKLQLAEQLGVPPRQVAIWYQNKRARWKTQSLELEYNVLHQELENALVEKRRLEKDVERLKGELAKAQEKVLALNQTGSAQVSCTSISFDEAAGSSSLHDQGANCTAEKGEGFPLDQDFYACLIGENGSSWD from the coding sequence ATGGATTTCTGTCGCAGCCAAAACCGAAAACACCCATCcaaacacaacaaaaagagGCTAAATCCTGAGCAAGTGAGGCTCCTGGAGAGAAGCTTCACTTCTAACAGCAAGCTGGAGCCTGAGCGCAAGCTTCAGCTCGCAGAACAACTCGGTGTGCCCCCGAGACAGGTTGCTATTTGGTACCAAAACAAGCGAGCCCGGTGGAAGACCCAAAGCCTTGAGCTTGAATACAACGTGCTTCATCAAGAGCTAGAAAATGCATTAGTTGAAAAGAGGCGGCTCGAGAAAGACGTGGAGCGGCTTAAAGGAGAGTTGGCGAAAGCTCAAGAGAAGGTTCTTGCTTTGAATCAAACAGGGTCGGCTCAGGTTTCTTGTACTTCTATTTCTTTTGACGAGGCTGCAGGAAGCTCAAGTTTGCATGACCAGGGTGCAAATTGTACTGCAGAGAAAGGCGAGGGTTTCCCACTTGATCAGGACTTCTATGCTTGTTTGATTGGTGAAAATGGGTCAAGCTGGGATTAA